The nucleotide window TACACCGACTGCACGCTCACTAACCTTTTTTACGAATTCTTTAACTACCTTTAAGTTTACGTCCGCTTCGATTAAGGCAAATCGGACTTCACGCATCATTTCTTTTACGTCTTGTTCCGTAACTTTCCCTTTACCTTTAATCTTTTGGATCGTTCCTTGGAGTCGCTCCGCTAAACCTTCAAAAGCCAACTTTGTTCGCCTCCTAATCCGATTCCTTCAATTGTTCAACTAATGCTAATTTATCCTCCATTGTAGAGGCTTCATTCTGTATCGCATCTGTCAGTTGCTTTAACACTTGCTGACGCTGTTGAAATTTTTCAAAAAGATTTAATTTTTCTTCATATTCTTCAAGCATCGCCTCAGTACGACGAATATTATCATAAACAGCTTGGCGTGAAATATTGTAGCTTTCTGCAATTTCACCAAGTGAATTGTCATCTAAATAATAAAGCTCCATATAGCTACGCTGTTTTTCCGTTAATAATGCTTGATAAAAGTCGAAGAGAAAGTTCATGCGTGTTGTTTTTTCAAGTAGCATTTTTATCTCTCCAATCATATTTTGTCTACCTTATCATAAGCTTGAACGAAGCTACTGTCAAGGTAATCTCCTTGTCCTTCGATTGTTTGGAACAAATTTTTTCAAAAGGAAAAAGAACTGCGTAAAGTTCGAAACTTTTGCGCAGTTCTTATTATGGCGAAGAAATTAATCTTCTATTTCTTTTAATTCTTTTTCTAAACCTTCTGCAAATAGACCATATACATATCGCTCTGCATCAAATGGTTGTAGGTCATCCATTTTCTCACCAAGGCCAACAAATTTCACTGGGATGTGAAGCTTGTTGCGAATAGCAAGTACGATACCACCTTTTGCAGTACCATCAAGCTTCGTTAACACAATACCCGTTACATTTGTTACCTCTTTGAACATTTGTGCTTGAACAAGTGCATTTTGACCTGTCGTCGCATCTAATGCTAATAATACTTCATGCGGTGCATTTGGAACTTCACGTGAAATAACACGGTGTACTTTTTCTAACTCATTCATTAAGTTTACTTTATTTTGTAAACGACCCGCTGTATCGCAAATTAATACGTCTGCATTGCGGTTTTTGGCCGCGCGAATGGCATCGTACATAACAGCAGCAGGGTCTGAACCTTCAGATTGCGCAATTACTTCAACACCTACACGTTCTCCCCAAACTTGTAACTGATCAATTGCACCTGCACGGAACGTATCTCCCGCTGCAAGCATCACGGTTTTACCCTCGGATTTTAAACGATGTGCTAATTTACCAATTGTTGTCGTTTTCCCTACACCATTAACCCCAACGAATAAAATAACGGTTAGATCGCCCTGTTGTTGGATATTTAATTCAGTTAAATTTTCCTCACCAGATTCATAAATTTCTACAAGCTTTTCGGAAATTATTGCTTGAATACCACTTGTATCTTTAATATTTTGACGCTGAACTTCAAAGCGTAATTTATCCATTAATTCCATCACAGTTTCAAAGCCAACATCCGCTTGTAAAAGTACATCTTCAAGCTCTTCAAAGAAGTCTTCATCCACTTTACGATAGCGCGCTACTAAATCATTTACTTTAGACGTAAATGAGTTACGTGTTTTTTCTAAGCCTGCTTTAAATTTTT belongs to Solibacillus sp. FSL R7-0682 and includes:
- the ftsY gene encoding signal recognition particle-docking protein FtsY, yielding MSFFKRLKEKLVGGNEEKEQLEQQTQGEKQEIEDKFQLDVPEEVTAPAEEKQEVIEVENVQPEPEVVSAAIEEDKHEADGVDEGSQSEISEVVAEQQKKQSAWSITQKFKAGLEKTRNSFTSKVNDLVARYRKVDEDFFEELEDVLLQADVGFETVMELMDKLRFEVQRQNIKDTSGIQAIISEKLVEIYESGEENLTELNIQQQGDLTVILFVGVNGVGKTTTIGKLAHRLKSEGKTVMLAAGDTFRAGAIDQLQVWGERVGVEVIAQSEGSDPAAVMYDAIRAAKNRNADVLICDTAGRLQNKVNLMNELEKVHRVISREVPNAPHEVLLALDATTGQNALVQAQMFKEVTNVTGIVLTKLDGTAKGGIVLAIRNKLHIPVKFVGLGEKMDDLQPFDAERYVYGLFAEGLEKELKEIED
- a CDS encoding putative DNA-binding protein, with the translated sequence MLLEKTTRMNFLFDFYQALLTEKQRSYMELYYLDDNSLGEIAESYNISRQAVYDNIRRTEAMLEEYEEKLNLFEKFQQRQQVLKQLTDAIQNEASTMEDKLALVEQLKESD